Proteins from a single region of Anastrepha ludens isolate Willacy chromosome 5, idAnaLude1.1, whole genome shotgun sequence:
- the LOC128864120 gene encoding uncharacterized protein LOC128864120 isoform X4 produces the protein MKMVKLFFREVLNAWRAKARCNVVPAERTQELFHELSFHPSEKQITEMLQTAKLLARKGSRQSNGLTFGEFCVLAADLKRFRASTFSPSICDKVNLLSSLQSESNDNSRAGGGGLLPYVEANNGSACAASTSTGTELRSTKSLSNVGDCKRKLSKGVANDTSAPVEVFLGGSCNPTTWRADVAIPALKELGISFYNPQVSDWTPDLIELEHRAKEKARVLFFVMDSETRASAGAIEAAHIAGQNCKQLVLVLHPYKRNQSILKEQISQQEYIDLRRNQLILKELVTRRGLPVMDDIPSGLQRTKDILAGIRDPPSNIASILVVVRGAFDRVNPVDGVITVAQCQRALLYLGYAQSLVKLDNLNKIIASQRETLETLEKRSTKSSAQQETISSSSSSSGGNANATKKSSSSSSTSSCNSDTPTASVTESADVHFDLFCVISAYLSVLQQEIQESGCISPIKGTNVPPPPVYLTNMQGDESNFAISYFSSKNISRTSSQTSVPGSDERHSSNDLLSRSRDSGTSSPQPLDQPQKSRSGVQLGKAKTKILVNIESIETTEITTTIQTAHTPPTPPTTSTTTATAYPSLSAHTTAHALTQNNANATAAAQMHSALVGMDSSVAAEEESDSNDSVFSSSSSINSVNCNYGGNETLTFSGVDFRDVYLGGSCFLRTKWRQDIAMPYLKSKGITFHLPALHESLQSSQLDLPDKVFEDARQLGAQETSLKRTRRKYRGAALEEEEEEELTVSEETYSWALPPMRASLYNPALLDASRVLLFVITNETRSLAPMTLAAHCIGLMYNVVLAVQMLPEDCVINNEKLTAAAIKDYNRGRSYLIDLAKRQGVPVFNDLKAALECTVDKAKACNSRGSRYD, from the exons TCACCGAAATGCTGCAGACTGCCAAATTGTTGGCCCGCAAAGGCAGCCGTCAGTCGAATGGTCTCACATTTGGTGAATTCTGTGTGCTGGCAGCTGATCTAAAACGCTTTCG CGCATCGACGTTCTCGCCATCGATCTGCGACAAGGTGAATCTATTGAGCTCTCTACAGTCAGAAAGTAATGACAATAGCCGTGCCGGTGGTGGTGGCCTCTTACCTTATGTCGAGGCCAATAATGGCAGCGCCTGCGCTGCATCGACATCAACGGGCACCGAACTGCGTAGTACAAAATCCTTAAGTAATGTCGGAGACTGCAAACGAAAATTGTCAAAGGGCGTTGCCAATGATACATCGGCACCAGTCGAGGTGTTCCTAGGCGGTTCGTGTAATCCCACCACCTGGCGTGCCGATGTGGCGATACCAGCGTTGAAAGAACTTGGTATTTCCTTCTATAATCCA CAAGTATCTGATTGGACGCCTGATCTCATTGAGCTGGAACATCGTGCCAAAGAAAAGGCGCGTGTTTTGTTCTTCGTTATGGACTCGGAGACGCGCGCATCTGCTGGTGCCATTGAGGCGGCACATATAGCGGGTCAAAACTGCAAGCAGCTGGTGTTGGTACTACATCCATATAAACGTAATCAATCGATTCTCAAAGAGCAAATATCCCAGCA AGAATACATTGACCTCCGGCGCAATCAGTTAATATTGAAGGAATTGGTCACACGTCGCGGCCTGCCAGTTATGGACGATATACCATCGGGTCTGCAGCGCACCAAAGATATTTTGGCTGGCATTAGAGACCCACCCTCGAATATAGCATCGATTTTAGT TGTAGTACGCGGCGCCTTCGACCGTGTGAATCCAGTGGATGGTGTAATCACTGTGGCACAGTGTCAACGCGCTCTCTTATACTTAGGTTACGCTCAGAGTCTAGTTAAATTAGACAATTTAAATAAGATAATAGCTTCACAGCGTGAAACGCTAGAAACGCTTGAAAAGCGCAGTACAAAATCGAGTGCTCAGCAGGAGACTAttagcagtagcagcagcagcagcggcggcaATGCCAATGCCACCAAGAAAAGCTCATCCTCGTCGTCGACGTCATCGTGTAACTCGGACACACCGACCGCTTCGGTAACCGAATCGGCTGATGTCCATTTCGATTTGTTCTGCGTGATTTCCGCATATCTGTCGGTGTTGCAGCAAGAAATTCAAGAAAGTGGCTGCATCTCGCCCATAAAGGGCACAAATGTGCCACCACCGCCTGTCTATCTTACGAATATGCAGG GTGACGAAAGCAACTTTGCCATCAGTTACTTTTCCAGCAAAAATATTTCGCGTACCTCGAGCCAAACTAGCGTGCCGGGCAGCGATGAACGCCACAGCAGCAACGATTTATTGAGTCGTAGTCGCGATAGTGGCACTTCCTCGCCACAACCGCTGGACCAGCCGCAAAAATCACGTTCGGGGGTACAGTTaggtaaagcaaaaacaaaaattcttgtCAACATCGAATCCATAGAAACAACCGAAATAACAACAACCATTCAAACTGCTCACACACCACCGACACCACCCACTACTTCTACTACGACCGCCACAGCTTATCCCAGTTTGAGTGCACACACAACAGCACATGCGCTTACGCAAAACAACGCTAATGCTACCGCCGCCGCCCAAATGCATTCCGCGCTCGTGGGCATGGATAGCAGCGTGGCAGCAGAAGAGGAGAGTGATTCGAATGACTCCGTATTCTCGTCGAGTAGCTCCATTAATTCGGTGAATTGTAATTATGGCGGCAACGAAACGCTTACCTTCTCGGGCGTAGATTTTCGTGACGTTTATTTGGGCGGAAGTTGCTTTTTGCGCACCAAATGGCGTCAAGACATCGCTATGCCGTACCTGAAGTCCAAAGGCATCACCTTCCACTTGCCGGCGCTGCACGAGAGCTTGCAATCATCGCAGCTGGACTTGCCAGACAAAGTATTCGAAGATGCGCGGCAGCTGGGCGCACAGGAGACATCGCTAAAACGTACGCGCCGGAAATATCGTGGCGCTGcgctagaagaagaagaagaggaagagttAACTGTGTCTGAAGAGACTTACAGCTGGGCGTTGCCACCGATGCGGGCGAGCCTTTACAACCCCGCGCTCTTGGATGCCAGTCGAGTGCTGCTGTTTGTCATCACGAATGAGACACGTTCGCTGGCGCCCATGACGCTGGCGGCGCATTGCATTGGACTGATGTACAATGTGGTTTTGGCAGTGCAAATGTTGCCCGAAGATTGTGTGATAAACAATGAAAAG CTCACTGCGGCCGCCATCAAAGACTACAATCGCGGCCGTTCGTATCTAATCGATTTGGCCAAACGTCAGGGTGTGCCGGTGTTCAACGATTTGAAGGCAGCTTTGGAATGTACTGTGGATAAGGCAAAAGCGTGTAACTCCAGAGGCAGCCGTTATGATTGA
- the LOC128864120 gene encoding uncharacterized protein LOC128864120 isoform X3, whose amino-acid sequence MALTRRCSLSSINSDNSNMTFNSAATSTIWDKRSCDDMSREVLNAWRAKARCNVVPAERTQELFHELSFHPSEKQITEMLQTAKLLARKGSRQSNGLTFGEFCVLAADLKRFRASTFSPSICDKVNLLSSLQSESNDNSRAGGGGLLPYVEANNGSACAASTSTGTELRSTKSLSNVGDCKRKLSKGVANDTSAPVEVFLGGSCNPTTWRADVAIPALKELGISFYNPQVSDWTPDLIELEHRAKEKARVLFFVMDSETRASAGAIEAAHIAGQNCKQLVLVLHPYKRNQSILKEQISQQEYIDLRRNQLILKELVTRRGLPVMDDIPSGLQRTKDILAGIRDPPSNIASILVVVRGAFDRVNPVDGVITVAQCQRALLYLGYAQSLVKLDNLNKIIASQRETLETLEKRSTKSSAQQETISSSSSSSGGNANATKKSSSSSSTSSCNSDTPTASVTESADVHFDLFCVISAYLSVLQQEIQESGCISPIKGTNVPPPPVYLTNMQGDESNFAISYFSSKNISRTSSQTSVPGSDERHSSNDLLSRSRDSGTSSPQPLDQPQKSRSGVQLGKAKTKILVNIESIETTEITTTIQTAHTPPTPPTTSTTTATAYPSLSAHTTAHALTQNNANATAAAQMHSALVGMDSSVAAEEESDSNDSVFSSSSSINSVNCNYGGNETLTFSGVDFRDVYLGGSCFLRTKWRQDIAMPYLKSKGITFHLPALHESLQSSQLDLPDKVFEDARQLGAQETSLKRTRRKYRGAALEEEEEEELTVSEETYSWALPPMRASLYNPALLDASRVLLFVITNETRSLAPMTLAAHCIGLMYNVVLAVQMLPEDCVINNEKLTAAAIKDYNRGRSYLIDLAKRQGVPVFNDLKAALECTVDKAKACNSRGSRYD is encoded by the exons TCACCGAAATGCTGCAGACTGCCAAATTGTTGGCCCGCAAAGGCAGCCGTCAGTCGAATGGTCTCACATTTGGTGAATTCTGTGTGCTGGCAGCTGATCTAAAACGCTTTCG CGCATCGACGTTCTCGCCATCGATCTGCGACAAGGTGAATCTATTGAGCTCTCTACAGTCAGAAAGTAATGACAATAGCCGTGCCGGTGGTGGTGGCCTCTTACCTTATGTCGAGGCCAATAATGGCAGCGCCTGCGCTGCATCGACATCAACGGGCACCGAACTGCGTAGTACAAAATCCTTAAGTAATGTCGGAGACTGCAAACGAAAATTGTCAAAGGGCGTTGCCAATGATACATCGGCACCAGTCGAGGTGTTCCTAGGCGGTTCGTGTAATCCCACCACCTGGCGTGCCGATGTGGCGATACCAGCGTTGAAAGAACTTGGTATTTCCTTCTATAATCCA CAAGTATCTGATTGGACGCCTGATCTCATTGAGCTGGAACATCGTGCCAAAGAAAAGGCGCGTGTTTTGTTCTTCGTTATGGACTCGGAGACGCGCGCATCTGCTGGTGCCATTGAGGCGGCACATATAGCGGGTCAAAACTGCAAGCAGCTGGTGTTGGTACTACATCCATATAAACGTAATCAATCGATTCTCAAAGAGCAAATATCCCAGCA AGAATACATTGACCTCCGGCGCAATCAGTTAATATTGAAGGAATTGGTCACACGTCGCGGCCTGCCAGTTATGGACGATATACCATCGGGTCTGCAGCGCACCAAAGATATTTTGGCTGGCATTAGAGACCCACCCTCGAATATAGCATCGATTTTAGT TGTAGTACGCGGCGCCTTCGACCGTGTGAATCCAGTGGATGGTGTAATCACTGTGGCACAGTGTCAACGCGCTCTCTTATACTTAGGTTACGCTCAGAGTCTAGTTAAATTAGACAATTTAAATAAGATAATAGCTTCACAGCGTGAAACGCTAGAAACGCTTGAAAAGCGCAGTACAAAATCGAGTGCTCAGCAGGAGACTAttagcagtagcagcagcagcagcggcggcaATGCCAATGCCACCAAGAAAAGCTCATCCTCGTCGTCGACGTCATCGTGTAACTCGGACACACCGACCGCTTCGGTAACCGAATCGGCTGATGTCCATTTCGATTTGTTCTGCGTGATTTCCGCATATCTGTCGGTGTTGCAGCAAGAAATTCAAGAAAGTGGCTGCATCTCGCCCATAAAGGGCACAAATGTGCCACCACCGCCTGTCTATCTTACGAATATGCAGG GTGACGAAAGCAACTTTGCCATCAGTTACTTTTCCAGCAAAAATATTTCGCGTACCTCGAGCCAAACTAGCGTGCCGGGCAGCGATGAACGCCACAGCAGCAACGATTTATTGAGTCGTAGTCGCGATAGTGGCACTTCCTCGCCACAACCGCTGGACCAGCCGCAAAAATCACGTTCGGGGGTACAGTTaggtaaagcaaaaacaaaaattcttgtCAACATCGAATCCATAGAAACAACCGAAATAACAACAACCATTCAAACTGCTCACACACCACCGACACCACCCACTACTTCTACTACGACCGCCACAGCTTATCCCAGTTTGAGTGCACACACAACAGCACATGCGCTTACGCAAAACAACGCTAATGCTACCGCCGCCGCCCAAATGCATTCCGCGCTCGTGGGCATGGATAGCAGCGTGGCAGCAGAAGAGGAGAGTGATTCGAATGACTCCGTATTCTCGTCGAGTAGCTCCATTAATTCGGTGAATTGTAATTATGGCGGCAACGAAACGCTTACCTTCTCGGGCGTAGATTTTCGTGACGTTTATTTGGGCGGAAGTTGCTTTTTGCGCACCAAATGGCGTCAAGACATCGCTATGCCGTACCTGAAGTCCAAAGGCATCACCTTCCACTTGCCGGCGCTGCACGAGAGCTTGCAATCATCGCAGCTGGACTTGCCAGACAAAGTATTCGAAGATGCGCGGCAGCTGGGCGCACAGGAGACATCGCTAAAACGTACGCGCCGGAAATATCGTGGCGCTGcgctagaagaagaagaagaggaagagttAACTGTGTCTGAAGAGACTTACAGCTGGGCGTTGCCACCGATGCGGGCGAGCCTTTACAACCCCGCGCTCTTGGATGCCAGTCGAGTGCTGCTGTTTGTCATCACGAATGAGACACGTTCGCTGGCGCCCATGACGCTGGCGGCGCATTGCATTGGACTGATGTACAATGTGGTTTTGGCAGTGCAAATGTTGCCCGAAGATTGTGTGATAAACAATGAAAAG CTCACTGCGGCCGCCATCAAAGACTACAATCGCGGCCGTTCGTATCTAATCGATTTGGCCAAACGTCAGGGTGTGCCGGTGTTCAACGATTTGAAGGCAGCTTTGGAATGTACTGTGGATAAGGCAAAAGCGTGTAACTCCAGAGGCAGCCGTTATGATTGA